From one Pseudomonas fluorescens genomic stretch:
- a CDS encoding ABC transporter permease, with the protein MKRGKWLALLCLVPFAVFFIIFQIAPLAWVMLHSVQVESSWGLDNFTKIFNSKFYRQAIQHSLEISFWSSLFGILIAILGSYSLRRVDSRLRDFVNAFANMTSNFSGVPLAFAFIILLGFNGALTMLLKQAGIIEDFNLYSKTGLIILYTYFQIPLGVLLLYPAFDALREDWRESAELLGAGAWQYWRHIGLPVLTPALLGTFVILLANALGAYATVYALTTGNFNVLPIRIAALVAGDISLDPNLASALAVILVGLMTLVTFVHQWLLKRSYHVAR; encoded by the coding sequence ATCAAACGCGGCAAATGGCTGGCCCTGCTCTGCCTGGTGCCTTTCGCGGTGTTTTTCATCATCTTCCAGATCGCCCCGCTGGCCTGGGTCATGCTCCACAGCGTGCAGGTGGAATCGAGCTGGGGGCTGGACAACTTCACCAAGATATTCAACTCGAAGTTCTACCGCCAGGCGATCCAGCACAGCCTGGAGATCAGCTTCTGGTCGAGCCTGTTCGGTATCCTCATCGCCATCCTCGGCAGCTACTCCTTGCGCCGGGTCGACTCGCGTCTGCGTGATTTCGTCAACGCCTTTGCCAACATGACCAGCAACTTCTCCGGAGTGCCGCTGGCCTTTGCCTTCATCATCCTGCTCGGCTTCAACGGCGCGCTGACCATGCTGCTGAAACAGGCCGGGATCATCGAGGACTTCAACCTCTACTCCAAGACCGGGCTGATCATCCTCTACACCTATTTCCAGATCCCCCTCGGCGTGCTGCTGCTCTACCCGGCCTTCGACGCCCTGCGCGAAGACTGGCGCGAATCCGCCGAGCTGCTCGGCGCCGGCGCCTGGCAATACTGGCGGCACATCGGCTTGCCGGTGCTGACCCCGGCGCTGCTGGGCACCTTCGTGATCCTCCTGGCCAACGCCCTGGGCGCCTACGCCACGGTGTATGCGCTGACCACCGGCAACTTCAACGTGCTGCCGATCCGCATCGCCGCGCTGGTGGCCGGCGACATCTCGCTGGACCCGAACCTGGCCAGCGCCCTGGCGGTCATCCTGGTCGGGCTGATGACCCTGGTGACCTTCGTCCATCAATGGCTGTTGAAGCGGAGCTATCATGTCGCGCGCTGA
- a CDS encoding ABC transporter substrate-binding protein → MKKLFLASLLGSSIALCTTAMAADTDLKALEDAARKEGAVNSVGMPDAWANWKGTWEDLAKKYGLKHMDTDMSSAQEVAKFDAEKDNASADIGDVGAAFGPIAVTKGVTQPYKPSTWEQIPDWAKDKDGHWALAYTGTIAFIINKQLVKEKDIPKTWHDLEKGKYKVAIGDVGTAAQAANGVLAAAIAYKGDEKNIEPGLQLFTKLAQQKRLSLANPTIQTLEKGEIEVGVVWDFNGLSYRQQIDPKRFEVLIPSDGSVISGYTTIINKYAKNPNAAKLTREYIFSDAGQINLAEGHARPIRAEHLKLPADVQAKLLPNEQYRAVQPIKDAAAWEATSKKLPQLWQEQVIIEME, encoded by the coding sequence ATGAAAAAGCTTTTTCTGGCGTCACTGTTAGGCTCGAGTATCGCTTTGTGCACCACGGCCATGGCCGCCGACACCGACCTCAAGGCCCTCGAGGACGCCGCCCGCAAAGAAGGCGCGGTCAACAGCGTGGGCATGCCCGATGCCTGGGCCAACTGGAAAGGCACCTGGGAAGACCTGGCGAAAAAATACGGCCTCAAGCACATGGACACCGACATGAGCTCGGCCCAGGAAGTGGCCAAGTTCGATGCCGAAAAAGACAACGCCAGCGCCGACATCGGTGACGTCGGCGCCGCCTTCGGCCCGATCGCCGTGACCAAGGGCGTGACCCAGCCGTACAAGCCAAGCACCTGGGAGCAGATCCCGGACTGGGCCAAGGATAAAGACGGCCACTGGGCCCTGGCCTATACCGGCACCATCGCCTTCATCATCAACAAGCAACTGGTGAAGGAAAAAGACATCCCGAAAACCTGGCATGACCTGGAAAAGGGCAAGTACAAGGTCGCCATCGGTGACGTCGGCACCGCAGCCCAGGCTGCCAACGGCGTGCTGGCCGCGGCCATTGCCTACAAAGGTGACGAGAAGAACATCGAACCGGGCCTGCAGCTGTTCACCAAGCTGGCCCAGCAAAAACGCCTGTCGCTGGCCAACCCGACTATCCAGACCCTGGAAAAGGGCGAGATCGAAGTCGGTGTGGTCTGGGACTTCAACGGCCTCAGCTACCGCCAGCAGATCGACCCGAAACGCTTCGAAGTGCTGATCCCGTCTGATGGCTCGGTGATCTCCGGCTACACCACGATCATCAACAAGTACGCGAAGAACCCCAACGCCGCCAAGCTGACCCGCGAGTACATCTTCAGCGATGCCGGGCAGATCAACCTGGCCGAAGGTCACGCCCGGCCGATCCGTGCCGAGCACCTGAAGCTGCCGGCCGATGTCCAGGCCAAGCTGCTGCCCAACGAGCAGTACCGCGCCGTGCAACCGATCAAGGATGCCGCCGCCTGGGAAGCGACCTCCAAGAAGCTGCCGCAGTTGTGGCAGGAGCAAGTGATCATCGAGATGGAGTGA
- a CDS encoding alkaline phosphatase family protein, whose translation MNHNVILVLLDGLNHQVAHHAMGHLHAYVEADRAALYRLECELPSLSRPLYECILTGVAPIDSGIVHNNVNRLSNQRSVFHYAREAGLGTAAAAYHWMSELYNRSPFDPLRDRHTHAPKLPIQHGLFYYADHYPDSHLFADAEYLRRRHAPNFLLVHPMNIDDAGHRHGLDSSQYRNSARSADILLADYLRTWLEEGYQVVVTADHGMNNDRSHNGLLAEEREVPLFVFGEAFSLDPAAKPLQTELCGTICELLGVPHDKPVCRELLK comes from the coding sequence ATGAACCACAACGTCATCCTGGTCCTGCTCGATGGCCTCAACCACCAGGTCGCGCACCACGCCATGGGCCATCTGCATGCCTACGTCGAAGCCGACCGCGCCGCGCTGTACCGGCTGGAGTGCGAGCTGCCGTCGTTGTCGCGGCCGCTGTACGAATGCATCCTCACCGGTGTCGCCCCGATCGACAGCGGCATCGTCCACAACAACGTCAACCGCCTGTCCAACCAGCGCAGCGTATTCCACTACGCCCGCGAAGCCGGCCTGGGCACGGCAGCGGCGGCCTATCACTGGATGAGCGAGCTGTACAACCGCTCGCCCTTCGACCCGCTGCGCGACCGCCACACCCACGCGCCCAAGCTGCCGATCCAGCACGGGCTGTTCTACTACGCCGACCACTACCCCGATTCGCACCTGTTCGCCGACGCCGAATACCTGCGCCGCCGTCATGCACCGAACTTCCTCCTGGTGCACCCGATGAACATCGACGACGCCGGCCACCGTCACGGCCTGGACAGCAGCCAGTACCGCAACAGCGCCCGCAGCGCCGATATCCTCCTGGCCGACTACCTGCGCACCTGGCTCGAAGAGGGTTACCAGGTAGTGGTGACGGCCGACCACGGCATGAACAACGACCGCTCGCACAACGGCCTGCTGGCCGAAGAACGTGAGGTGCCGCTGTTCGTCTTCGGCGAGGCGTTCAGCCTCGACCCGGCCGCCAAGCCGCTGCAGACCGAACTGTGCGGCACCATTTGCGAATTGCTCGGCGTGCCCCACGACAAACCGGTGTGCCGGGAGCTGCTCAAGTGA
- the phnR gene encoding phosphonate utilization transcriptional regulator PhnR has translation MQPLPPRAVTAICHALQEQIEHGLLSPGCKLPAERKLSEVFDTTRITLREALVQLEARGLIYREERRGWFVAPERLTYDLIQRSHFHAMVRDQGREARTELLSARLQPAAAAVCARLQLAPLSSVIQICRLRRIDGRAVLYAEHYLNPEYFPGILDHDLSQSLTELYAGRYGIVYGRVRFEILPTALPVAAALALKVSAGSPGLHITRVNSDQHGRLIDCDLEYWRHDAIRIKAEAG, from the coding sequence ATGCAGCCACTGCCACCGCGAGCAGTAACAGCCATCTGTCATGCCCTGCAGGAGCAGATCGAGCATGGCCTCCTGTCGCCCGGCTGCAAGCTGCCGGCCGAACGCAAGTTGAGCGAAGTGTTCGACACCACGCGTATCACCCTGCGTGAGGCGCTGGTGCAACTGGAGGCGCGTGGCCTGATCTACCGCGAGGAGCGGCGGGGCTGGTTTGTCGCGCCCGAGCGGCTGACCTACGACCTGATCCAGCGCAGCCACTTTCACGCCATGGTCCGCGACCAGGGCCGCGAGGCGCGCACCGAGCTGTTGTCGGCGCGCCTGCAGCCGGCGGCGGCAGCGGTATGCGCGCGGCTGCAACTGGCGCCGCTGTCGAGCGTGATCCAGATCTGCCGGCTACGGCGCATTGATGGTCGTGCGGTGCTGTATGCCGAGCACTACCTGAACCCCGAGTACTTCCCGGGCATTCTCGACCACGACCTGAGTCAGTCGCTGACCGAGCTGTATGCCGGCCGTTACGGCATCGTATACGGGCGGGTGCGTTTCGAGATCCTGCCCACCGCCTTGCCGGTGGCGGCAGCGCTGGCGCTCAAGGTCTCGGCTGGCAGCCCCGGGCTGCACATCACCCGGGTCAACAGTGACCAGCACGGGCGGCTGATCGACTGTGACCTTGAGTATTGGCGCCATGATGCGATCCGCATCAAGGCCGAAGCCGGTTAG
- a CDS encoding carboxy terminal-processing peptidase, which produces MKHLLPSTTLALLIGLGSLPLAGNAWAANSWDKLQPDRDEVVASLNVVELLKRHHYSKPPLNDARSVIIYDSYLKLLDPARSYFTASDIAEFDKWKTQFDDFLKSGNLDPGFTIYKRYLDRVKSRLDFALAELSKGVDNFDFTTKETLLIDRKDAPWMKNQAELDDLWRKRVKDEVLRLKIAGKEPKAIQELLTKRYKNQLTRLDQTRAEDIFQAYINTFAQSYDPHTNYLSPDNAENFDINMSLSLEGIGAVLQSDNDQVKIVRLVPAGPAAKTKLVAPADKIIGVAQGNKEMVDVIGWRLDEVVKLIRGPKGSVVRLEIIPASNAPNDQTTKIVPITREAVKLEEQAAKKSVLKLKQDGRDYKLGIIEIPAFYLDFKAFRAGDPEYKSTTRDVKKLLTELQKEKVDGVVIDLRNNGGGSLQEATELTSLFIDKGPTVLVRNSDGRVDVLEDENNGAFYKGPLALVVNRLSASASEIFAGAMQDYHRALILGGQTFGKGTVQTIQPLNHGELKLTLAKFYRVSGQSTQHQGVLPDIDYPSIIDTKEIGESALPEAMPWDTIRPAIKPAVDPFKPFLAQLKARHDTRTAKDPEFVYIRDRLALTQKLMNEKTVSLNEAERRAQHADIESKQLALENTRRKAKGEEPLKELKKEDEDALPVEPDDTKPEDDAYLKESGLILLDYLGLNSQVARNNP; this is translated from the coding sequence ATGAAGCATTTACTGCCAAGCACCACCCTCGCCCTGTTGATCGGTCTGGGCAGTCTGCCATTGGCGGGCAATGCATGGGCCGCCAACAGCTGGGATAAGCTCCAGCCCGACCGCGATGAAGTGGTCGCCAGCCTCAACGTGGTCGAGCTGCTCAAGCGCCACCACTACAGCAAGCCGCCGCTCAACGATGCGCGTTCGGTGATCATCTACGACAGCTACCTCAAACTCCTCGATCCGGCGCGCAGCTACTTCACCGCCAGCGACATCGCCGAGTTCGACAAGTGGAAGACCCAGTTCGACGATTTCCTCAAAAGCGGCAATCTCGACCCCGGCTTCACCATCTACAAGCGCTACCTGGACCGGGTCAAATCGCGTCTGGACTTCGCCCTGGCCGAACTGAGCAAGGGCGTCGACAACTTCGACTTCACCACCAAGGAGACCTTGCTGATCGATCGCAAGGACGCGCCGTGGATGAAGAACCAGGCCGAGCTCGACGACCTCTGGCGCAAACGCGTCAAGGATGAAGTGCTGCGCCTGAAGATCGCCGGCAAAGAGCCCAAGGCGATCCAGGAACTGCTGACCAAGCGCTACAAGAACCAGCTCACGCGCCTGGACCAGACCCGCGCCGAAGACATCTTCCAGGCCTACATCAACACCTTCGCCCAGTCCTACGACCCGCACACCAACTACCTGTCGCCCGACAACGCGGAAAACTTCGATATCAACATGAGCCTGTCGCTCGAAGGTATCGGTGCTGTGCTGCAAAGCGACAACGACCAGGTCAAGATCGTGCGCCTGGTGCCGGCCGGCCCTGCCGCCAAGACCAAACTGGTCGCCCCGGCCGACAAGATCATCGGCGTGGCCCAGGGCAACAAGGAAATGGTCGACGTGATCGGCTGGCGCCTGGATGAAGTGGTCAAGCTGATCCGCGGGCCGAAAGGTTCGGTGGTGCGCCTGGAAATCATCCCGGCCAGCAACGCCCCCAACGACCAGACCACCAAGATCGTGCCGATCACCCGTGAAGCGGTGAAACTCGAAGAGCAGGCGGCGAAAAAATCGGTGCTCAAGCTCAAGCAAGACGGGCGCGACTACAAGCTCGGCATCATCGAGATCCCGGCCTTCTACCTGGACTTCAAGGCCTTCCGTGCCGGCGATCCGGAGTACAAGAGCACCACCCGCGACGTGAAGAAACTGCTCACCGAACTGCAGAAGGAAAAAGTCGACGGCGTGGTCATCGACCTGCGCAACAACGGCGGCGGCTCGTTGCAGGAAGCCACCGAGCTGACCAGCCTGTTCATCGACAAGGGCCCGACCGTGCTGGTGCGCAACAGCGACGGCCGCGTCGACGTGCTTGAAGACGAGAACAACGGCGCCTTCTACAAAGGCCCGCTGGCGCTGGTGGTCAACCGCCTGTCAGCCTCGGCCTCGGAGATTTTCGCCGGCGCCATGCAGGACTATCACCGCGCGCTGATCCTCGGCGGGCAGACCTTCGGCAAAGGCACGGTGCAGACCATCCAGCCGCTCAACCATGGCGAGCTGAAGCTGACCCTGGCCAAGTTCTACCGGGTTTCCGGGCAGAGCACCCAGCACCAGGGCGTGCTGCCGGACATCGATTACCCGTCGATCATCGACACCAAGGAAATCGGCGAAAGCGCCCTGCCTGAAGCCATGCCATGGGACACCATCCGCCCGGCGATCAAGCCTGCGGTCGACCCGTTCAAGCCGTTCCTGGCGCAGCTCAAGGCGCGTCACGACACCCGTACCGCCAAGGATCCGGAGTTCGTGTACATCCGCGACCGCCTGGCCCTGACCCAGAAGCTGATGAACGAGAAAACCGTCAGCCTCAACGAAGCCGAACGCCGTGCCCAGCACGCCGATATCGAAAGCAAGCAGCTGGCGCTGGAGAACACCCGACGCAAGGCCAAGGGCGAAGAACCGCTCAAGGAACTGAAGAAGGAAGACGAAGACGCCCTGCCGGTCGAGCCAGACGATACCAAGCCGGAAGACGACGCCTACCTGAAGGAGTCCGGGCTGATCCTGCTGGATTACCTGGGCCTGAATTCTCAGGTGGCGCGGAACAACCCGTAA
- a CDS encoding bifunctional diguanylate cyclase/phosphodiesterase has protein sequence MTVNEQLSALSTILAQSGLHSLFQPIVCLSERRILGYEALSRGPSNSPLHSPINLFAVARQAGRLTELEVACRESACRRFSQQDLEGKLFLNVSPESLLEPQYQSGRTLKMLHELGVPPSRVVIELTEQTPTDDFQLLFNALHHYRDMGFSIALDDLGAGYSSLRLWSELRPDYVKIDRHFIDGIHLDALKREFVGSILQIARASRAQVIAEGIELAEELKVLTEMGVDLVQGYLLGRPQELAARDVQSMLGQPVQVLQSLNEDGGNLAALLIEQTAVNREAPTPQVLELFRSQANLNSLAVLDAHQQPCGIVHRHSLSDALLKPFATDLFARKPISRLMNDDFLAVDLGQSLQQVSRLLTSRARQRIEEDFIITQNGRYLGLGRVIDVLKLITEQKIQQARYANPLTLLPGNVPIQQCLTRLLQQQRPAAICYVDIDSFKPFNDIYGYARGDEVLLCLAQCLSERVDPSRDFVGHIGGDDFMLVLGSGDWQQRLQLLLEDFHKQCRRFYRAEHLQAGCFVATDRQGRRQEFALLSLSIGVVQLHPQACAGLDAGQLAELASQAKHQAKDVPGHSLYLIDTAPAAQASSCSG, from the coding sequence ATGACCGTCAACGAACAGCTCAGCGCGTTGAGCACCATCCTGGCTCAAAGCGGCTTGCACAGCCTGTTCCAACCCATTGTCTGCCTTTCCGAGCGGCGCATCCTGGGCTACGAAGCCCTCAGCCGCGGCCCTTCCAACAGCCCGCTGCACTCGCCGATCAACCTGTTTGCCGTGGCCCGCCAGGCCGGGCGCCTGACCGAACTGGAAGTGGCCTGCCGCGAGAGCGCCTGCCGCCGCTTCAGCCAGCAGGACCTCGAGGGCAAGCTGTTTCTCAACGTCTCGCCCGAATCCTTGCTCGAACCGCAGTACCAGTCCGGGCGCACCCTGAAGATGCTCCACGAGCTTGGCGTACCGCCCAGCCGGGTGGTGATCGAGCTCACCGAACAGACCCCGACCGACGATTTCCAGTTGCTGTTCAACGCCCTGCACCACTACCGCGACATGGGTTTTTCCATCGCCCTGGACGACTTGGGCGCCGGCTATTCGAGCCTGCGCCTGTGGTCGGAACTGCGCCCGGACTACGTCAAGATCGACCGTCACTTCATCGACGGCATCCACCTGGATGCGCTCAAACGCGAGTTCGTCGGCTCGATCCTGCAGATCGCCCGGGCCTCGCGCGCCCAGGTGATTGCCGAAGGGATCGAACTGGCCGAAGAGCTCAAGGTGCTCACCGAGATGGGCGTCGACCTGGTTCAGGGCTACCTGCTGGGGCGCCCGCAGGAACTGGCGGCGCGCGATGTGCAGAGCATGCTCGGGCAGCCGGTGCAGGTGCTGCAGAGCCTCAATGAAGACGGCGGCAACCTCGCCGCGCTGCTGATCGAGCAGACCGCAGTGAACAGAGAGGCGCCCACGCCGCAGGTGCTGGAACTGTTTCGCAGCCAGGCCAACCTCAACTCCCTGGCGGTGCTCGACGCGCACCAACAGCCCTGTGGCATCGTCCACCGCCACTCGCTGTCCGATGCCCTGCTCAAGCCATTTGCCACCGACCTGTTCGCGCGCAAGCCGATCAGCCGCTTGATGAACGATGACTTTCTCGCCGTGGACCTGGGCCAGTCGCTGCAGCAAGTCAGCCGCCTGCTCACCAGCCGCGCCCGGCAGCGTATCGAGGAAGACTTCATCATCACCCAAAACGGCCGCTACCTGGGCCTGGGGCGGGTGATCGACGTGCTCAAGCTGATCACCGAACAGAAGATCCAGCAAGCCCGCTATGCCAACCCGCTGACCCTGCTGCCCGGCAACGTACCGATCCAGCAGTGCCTGACCCGCCTGCTGCAACAGCAACGCCCGGCGGCGATCTGCTACGTCGATATCGACAGTTTCAAGCCGTTCAACGATATCTACGGCTATGCCCGTGGCGATGAAGTGCTGCTGTGCCTGGCCCAGTGCCTGAGCGAACGGGTCGACCCCAGCCGCGATTTCGTCGGCCATATCGGTGGCGACGATTTCATGCTGGTGCTCGGTTCAGGCGATTGGCAACAGCGCTTGCAGCTGTTGCTGGAGGATTTTCACAAGCAGTGCCGGCGCTTCTACCGGGCCGAGCACCTGCAGGCAGGCTGCTTCGTTGCCACCGACCGTCAGGGCCGGCGCCAGGAGTTTGCCCTGCTGTCGCTGTCGATCGGCGTGGTGCAATTGCACCCGCAGGCCTGTGCCGGGCTCGATGCCGGGCAACTGGCCGAGCTGGCCTCACAGGCCAAGCATCAGGCCAAAGATGTGCCCGGGCACAGCCTGTACCTGATCGATACCGCGCCCGCCGCTCAGGCTTCTTCGTGTTCGGGGTAG
- a CDS encoding HAD family hydrolase, producing MALAIFDLDETLIHGDCASLWSEQMVRLGWVDGESFLRRDKELMDAYGRGHLAMEDYMAFSLEPLIGRTPEEVEHLVAPWVEDFIEPIIFSDATKTIAAHRKAGDRILVISASGTHLVKPIAERLGIDEVLGIELEVARGVYTGNTTGVLTYREGKITRLLEWLDQEEENLEGASFYSDSRNDLPLLLKVDYPHVVNPDPVLREQAETHGWPIHSWK from the coding sequence ATGGCACTAGCGATTTTCGATCTGGATGAAACCCTGATCCACGGTGACTGTGCGTCATTGTGGAGCGAGCAGATGGTCCGCCTTGGCTGGGTCGATGGCGAATCCTTCCTGCGCCGTGACAAAGAGCTGATGGACGCCTACGGCAGGGGCCATCTGGCCATGGAAGACTACATGGCCTTCAGCCTTGAGCCGCTGATCGGCCGCACGCCGGAAGAAGTCGAGCATCTGGTCGCACCGTGGGTAGAAGATTTCATCGAACCGATCATCTTCAGTGATGCCACCAAGACCATTGCTGCCCACCGCAAGGCCGGCGACCGGATCCTAGTGATTTCGGCTTCCGGCACCCACCTGGTCAAACCCATTGCCGAGCGCCTGGGTATCGATGAAGTTCTTGGCATTGAGCTGGAGGTTGCACGCGGTGTTTACACCGGCAACACCACCGGCGTGCTGACCTACCGCGAAGGCAAGATCACCCGTTTGCTGGAGTGGCTGGACCAGGAAGAAGAAAACCTTGAAGGCGCGAGTTTCTACTCGGATTCACGCAACGATCTGCCGTTGCTGCTGAAGGTGGATTACCCGCATGTGGTCAATCCGGATCCGGTGTTGCGCGAGCAGGCCGAGACCCATGGCTGGCCGATTCATAGCTGGAAATAA
- a CDS encoding ABC transporter permease produces MSRAEPGTSSLYHRLVVYLLFIILLLPLAGTLLYSLATSWSASLLPSGLTFKWYLALWSDPRFLAAFGQSLLVCVGALLLSVLLILPLLFVVHYHFPRLDALMNILILLPFAVPPVVSSVGLLQLYGSGPMAMVGTPWILIGCYFTVALPFMYRAITNNLQAINLRDLMDAAQLLGASTFQAAFLVVLPNLRKGLMVALLLSFSFLFGEFVFANLLVGTRYETLQVYLNNMRNSSGHFNSALVVSYFLFVLVLTWAANRLNKDKS; encoded by the coding sequence ATGTCGCGCGCTGAACCGGGCACCTCGTCGCTGTACCACCGCCTGGTGGTCTACCTGCTGTTTATCATCCTCCTGCTGCCGCTGGCCGGCACCCTGCTCTACTCGCTGGCCACCAGCTGGTCGGCGAGCCTGCTGCCCAGCGGGCTGACCTTCAAGTGGTACCTGGCGCTGTGGAGCGACCCGCGCTTTCTCGCCGCCTTCGGCCAGTCGCTGCTGGTCTGTGTCGGCGCCCTGCTGCTGTCGGTACTGCTGATTTTGCCGCTGTTGTTCGTGGTCCATTACCACTTTCCGCGGCTCGATGCGCTGATGAACATCCTCATCTTGCTGCCCTTCGCGGTGCCGCCGGTGGTGTCCTCGGTGGGCCTGCTGCAACTCTACGGCTCGGGGCCGATGGCCATGGTCGGCACGCCATGGATCCTGATCGGCTGTTACTTCACCGTGGCCCTGCCGTTCATGTACCGGGCGATCACCAACAACCTGCAGGCGATCAACCTGCGCGACCTGATGGACGCGGCCCAGCTGCTTGGCGCCAGCACTTTCCAGGCCGCCTTCCTGGTCGTGCTGCCGAACCTGCGCAAGGGCCTGATGGTGGCCTTGCTGCTGTCGTTCTCGTTCCTGTTCGGCGAGTTCGTGTTCGCCAACCTGCTGGTCGGCACCCGCTACGAGACCCTGCAGGTGTACCTCAACAACATGCGCAACAGCAGTGGCCACTTCAACAGTGCCCTGGTGGTTTCCTATTTCCTCTTCGTGCTGGTGCTGACCTGGGCAGCCAACCGCCTGAACAAGGACAAGTCCTGA
- a CDS encoding zinc-binding dehydrogenase, translated as MKALQGVDGHVEWVATTSPTCDIGQVRIRVAAAGLNRADLLQRAGLYPPPPGASEFLGLECSGVISEVGAGSSWQVGDRVCALLAGGGMAEEVVVDGRHVLPVPEGLSLQEAAAIPEVYATAWLNVFQLAALKPGEKVLLHAGASGVGSAAIQLCKAFGSPCWVSVGSAERLAYCEGLGASGGVVRGEDLDALNDFAPFNVILDPVGANYAELNLKLLARDGRWVIIGLMGGRKAELDLAQLLGKRIQVMGSTLRTRDDQFKADLLSDLGQQVWPLFSEGRLKPQLAKAFPIKDAEAAFAELASNQVSGKLVLVIDESLV; from the coding sequence GTGAAGGCATTGCAAGGCGTTGACGGACATGTGGAGTGGGTTGCGACGACAAGTCCAACTTGCGATATCGGTCAAGTACGAATTCGTGTGGCCGCAGCCGGGCTCAATCGCGCCGATCTGCTCCAGCGTGCCGGGCTCTACCCGCCACCGCCGGGGGCCAGCGAGTTTCTCGGCCTGGAATGCTCAGGGGTAATCAGTGAAGTGGGCGCCGGTTCCTCCTGGCAAGTCGGCGATCGGGTCTGTGCCTTGCTCGCCGGTGGCGGCATGGCCGAGGAAGTGGTGGTCGATGGCCGTCATGTGCTGCCGGTTCCTGAAGGCCTGAGCCTGCAGGAAGCGGCGGCGATCCCCGAGGTGTATGCCACCGCCTGGCTCAATGTGTTCCAGCTGGCCGCGCTCAAGCCGGGTGAGAAGGTCTTGCTGCATGCCGGGGCCAGCGGTGTCGGGTCGGCGGCGATCCAGCTGTGCAAGGCCTTTGGCAGCCCGTGCTGGGTCAGCGTCGGCTCGGCCGAGCGCCTGGCCTATTGCGAAGGCTTGGGGGCCAGTGGTGGCGTGGTGCGCGGTGAAGACCTCGACGCGCTGAACGATTTCGCCCCCTTCAATGTGATCCTCGACCCGGTTGGCGCCAACTATGCCGAGCTCAATCTCAAGCTGCTGGCCCGTGACGGGCGCTGGGTGATCATCGGTTTGATGGGCGGGCGCAAGGCCGAGCTGGACCTGGCGCAACTGCTGGGCAAGCGCATACAGGTGATGGGCTCGACCTTGCGCACCCGCGATGATCAGTTCAAGGCGGACCTGCTCAGCGACCTCGGCCAGCAAGTGTGGCCGCTGTTCAGTGAAGGCCGGCTCAAGCCGCAACTGGCCAAGGCCTTCCCGATCAAGGATGCCGAAGCGGCGTTTGCCGAGCTTGCCAGCAATCAGGTGTCGGGCAAGCTGGTGTTGGTGATCGACGAGAGTCTGGTGTAG
- a CDS encoding ABC transporter ATP-binding protein produces the protein MSFVSVQNLQKSYAGSPVFNDINCQIERGEFVTLLGPSGCGKSTLLRCIAGLTAVDSGRILLDGNDLVPLSPQKRGIGMVFQSYALFPNMTVEQNVAFGLRMQKVNRDDSQARVREVLQLVELQDFARRYPHQLSGGQCQRVALARSLVTRPRLLLLDEPLSALDARIRKHLREQIRAIQRELGLTTIFVTHDQEEALTMSDRIFLMNQGRIVQSGDAETLYTAPVDVFAAGFIGNYNLLDADSASRLLQRPVGSRLAIRPEAIALSLDGELEGLVRSHSLLGNVIRYRVEARGVELLVDVLNRSSADLHPDGQRVSLSIDPTALCEVA, from the coding sequence ATGAGCTTTGTCAGCGTACAGAACCTGCAAAAAAGCTATGCCGGCAGCCCGGTGTTCAACGACATCAACTGCCAGATCGAACGCGGCGAATTCGTCACCTTGCTCGGCCCGTCCGGTTGCGGCAAATCCACCCTGCTGCGCTGCATCGCCGGGCTGACCGCAGTCGACAGCGGGCGCATTTTGCTCGATGGCAACGACCTGGTGCCGCTGAGCCCGCAAAAGCGCGGGATCGGCATGGTGTTCCAGAGTTACGCACTGTTCCCCAACATGACCGTCGAGCAGAACGTCGCCTTCGGCCTGCGCATGCAGAAGGTCAACCGCGACGACAGCCAGGCGCGGGTCCGCGAGGTGTTGCAACTGGTCGAGCTGCAGGACTTTGCCCGCCGCTACCCGCACCAGCTGTCCGGCGGCCAGTGCCAGCGCGTGGCCCTGGCCCGCTCGCTGGTCACCCGCCCGCGCCTGTTACTGCTCGACGAGCCGCTGTCGGCACTGGATGCGCGTATTCGTAAACACCTGCGCGAGCAGATCCGCGCCATCCAGCGCGAGCTGGGCCTGACCACCATCTTCGTCACCCACGACCAGGAAGAAGCGCTGACCATGTCCGACCGCATCTTCCTCATGAACCAGGGCCGCATCGTCCAGAGCGGCGATGCCGAAACCCTCTATACCGCGCCGGTGGACGTGTTCGCCGCAGGCTTTATCGGCAACTACAACCTGCTCGACGCCGACAGCGCCAGCCGCCTGCTGCAGCGCCCGGTGGGCAGCCGCCTGGCGATCCGCCCGGAAGCCATCGCGCTGAGCCTCGACGGCGAGCTGGAGGGGCTGGTACGCAGCCACAGCTTGCTGGGCAACGTGATCCGCTACCGGGTCGAAGCGCGCGGGGTAGAATTGCTGGTCGATGTACTCAACCGCTCGTCCGCCGATCTGCACCCGGACGGCCAGCGGGTATCCTTGTCGATCGATCCCACCGCCCTCTGCGAAGTCGCCTGA